In one window of Pseudoalteromonas espejiana DSM 9414 DNA:
- a CDS encoding endo-1,4-beta-xylanase, with product MHKKITLAMLFLSLPFCTTAKADELLKNIFTDSFKMGVAVNQDIVTGKNMAAQSIIAKQFNTVTLENAMKAEIIYPSKGSIDFSGADAFISFAKQNDMFTVGHTLVWHNQTPAWFFTNHKNKPNTPTQQLEQMRKHIELVAGRYKNKVDAWDVVNEVIDDDGSYRPTVWVERVGDGDTMVKAAFKYAQQYSPNTELYYNDFNAWRPAKRDGIIRMIKMLKKEGIRIDGIGIQAHWGLNFPKMQYIEQAIDAYAAEGVKVMITELDIDVLPITKEGQVIGTGMMHRQFQLEEFETYLDPYKNGLPSDVKAQLNARYKALFELFYAKRDKIDRVTFWGLHDGMSWKNDYPIPNRTNYPLLWDRNLNPKPIIKTISEVVE from the coding sequence ATGCATAAAAAAATTACACTCGCTATGCTTTTCCTCTCGCTGCCTTTTTGCACAACAGCCAAGGCCGACGAGCTACTTAAAAACATTTTTACAGACTCATTTAAAATGGGGGTTGCAGTAAATCAGGACATAGTGACAGGCAAAAATATGGCTGCACAGTCAATTATTGCTAAGCAGTTTAATACCGTTACTCTTGAAAACGCCATGAAGGCAGAAATAATATATCCGAGTAAAGGTAGCATTGATTTTAGTGGCGCAGATGCATTTATAAGCTTTGCTAAGCAAAACGACATGTTTACCGTAGGACATACTTTAGTGTGGCATAACCAAACACCTGCATGGTTTTTTACAAACCATAAAAACAAACCAAATACACCCACGCAACAGCTAGAACAAATGCGTAAACACATAGAGCTTGTAGCAGGGCGCTATAAAAACAAAGTAGATGCGTGGGATGTAGTTAACGAAGTTATTGATGATGATGGCTCTTATCGTCCTACTGTGTGGGTTGAACGCGTGGGCGATGGCGATACCATGGTAAAAGCCGCGTTTAAATACGCTCAGCAGTACTCTCCAAATACGGAGCTTTACTACAATGATTTTAACGCATGGCGACCAGCTAAAAGAGACGGCATTATTCGCATGATAAAAATGCTAAAAAAGGAAGGGATCCGAATAGACGGCATAGGCATACAAGCGCACTGGGGGCTTAATTTTCCTAAAATGCAATACATTGAGCAAGCCATTGATGCCTATGCTGCCGAAGGTGTAAAAGTGATGATCACTGAGCTTGATATAGACGTACTGCCAATAACAAAGGAAGGACAGGTAATAGGCACAGGGATGATGCATCGACAATTTCAGCTAGAAGAGTTTGAAACCTACCTTGACCCTTACAAAAATGGCCTACCGAGCGACGTAAAAGCGCAGTTAAACGCACGTTATAAAGCCTTATTCGAACTGTTTTATGCAAAGCGGGACAAAATAGACCGCGTTACTTTTTGGGGGTTGCACGATGGCATGTCGTGGAAAAACGACTACCCAATACCAAACAGAACAAATTACCCATTATTATGGGATCGTAATTTAAACCCTAAACCGATTATTAAAACAATTAGTGAAGTGGTCGAATAA
- a CDS encoding endo-1,4-beta-xylanase yields MKKLTVRNSTFVALMSLLVACGGSNNDPEVPQVAEIVEPDTSETETPEAADIINGGFEEDSAGQTAPVGNWVFRPDQESTASATIEIIESQEGINSYIGSKAAEVVVNTLGDNPWGIEIAYEDIPITGGKNYEFSVWAKGEEGTSADFWIQTPAPDYGQLSLVKETFTGEWQKITLTAATAEADSLVRLAIHFSKEENIGKSIYLDEFSGFILDDVPAQEIPDVQYSAVTAQSLKALAPNFNIGVAVPAGGFSNSIIDRPEIKTLVEQHFNQLSAENIMKPTYLQPTQGEFFYDDSDELVNYAKQNSLTVHGHVFVWHSQIAPWMKSFQGDKAAWITMMKNHITQIAAHFEEEGSNDTVVSWDVVNEAFMENGKYRGEKTTNDSADESVWFENIGAEYLPLAYKAARAADPDADLYYNDYNLIWNADKLDAVISMVNNFQDSGIPIDGIGFQSHISLNSPDISTIQAQLQKAVDIRPKIKVKITELDVRMNNEGGIPLTYLTSERADEQKQYYYDIVKTYLETVPEDQRGGITIWGVIDEDSWLQNWPEPTTEWPLLFFNDFTAKPALQGFANALKELIEVVEPAPSAELLTNGDFESGLNSWQARGSASITLETTQAHSGNNSALVQGRTETWNGLQKDVKGLFTADKTYNVSAWVKLSDDTSTVSPGIKLTLQIEHASTEYLELTPVTTVAAGDWVKLSGTYTHSITTQESAALLYVESNELTADFYVDEVSVTLVE; encoded by the coding sequence ATGAAAAAATTGACTGTTCGTAACAGTACTTTTGTGGCTTTAATGTCACTCTTAGTTGCTTGCGGAGGGAGTAATAATGACCCTGAGGTCCCTCAAGTTGCTGAAATAGTAGAACCAGATACATCAGAAACCGAAACACCAGAAGCTGCTGATATAATCAATGGTGGTTTTGAAGAAGACAGTGCGGGTCAAACCGCGCCAGTAGGCAACTGGGTATTCAGACCTGATCAAGAGTCAACTGCCTCAGCAACAATAGAAATCATTGAGTCACAAGAGGGAATTAACAGCTATATAGGATCAAAAGCAGCTGAAGTTGTTGTTAATACACTCGGCGATAATCCATGGGGTATAGAAATAGCCTACGAAGACATCCCTATTACTGGCGGAAAAAATTATGAGTTTAGTGTATGGGCCAAAGGTGAAGAGGGAACCAGTGCCGATTTTTGGATTCAAACACCTGCGCCAGATTATGGGCAGCTAAGCCTAGTCAAAGAAACATTCACTGGCGAGTGGCAAAAAATAACATTAACAGCCGCAACAGCCGAAGCTGACTCTTTAGTGAGGCTGGCAATCCACTTCTCAAAAGAAGAGAATATAGGTAAGTCTATATACCTAGACGAATTTTCAGGCTTTATTTTAGACGATGTCCCAGCACAAGAAATACCTGATGTTCAATACAGCGCAGTAACAGCACAAAGTTTAAAAGCATTGGCACCTAATTTTAACATTGGAGTTGCAGTACCCGCTGGTGGATTTAGCAATAGCATAATAGACAGACCAGAGATTAAAACGCTTGTTGAGCAACACTTTAATCAGCTCTCTGCTGAAAATATTATGAAACCTACCTATTTACAACCTACCCAAGGCGAATTTTTTTATGACGATTCAGACGAGCTAGTTAACTACGCTAAACAAAACTCACTCACAGTACATGGCCATGTTTTTGTTTGGCACTCACAAATAGCACCGTGGATGAAGAGTTTTCAGGGTGATAAAGCCGCGTGGATAACCATGATGAAAAATCACATCACTCAAATTGCTGCTCACTTTGAAGAAGAGGGGAGTAACGATACCGTCGTTAGTTGGGATGTAGTTAACGAAGCGTTTATGGAAAACGGCAAATACAGAGGTGAAAAAACCACAAACGATAGCGCCGACGAATCTGTATGGTTTGAAAATATAGGTGCTGAATATTTACCGTTAGCTTATAAAGCAGCTAGAGCGGCGGATCCTGATGCCGACTTATATTACAACGATTACAACCTGATTTGGAATGCAGATAAATTAGATGCTGTTATATCTATGGTTAACAACTTTCAGGACAGTGGTATACCCATTGATGGTATAGGGTTTCAATCGCATATATCGCTTAACAGCCCTGATATTTCAACCATACAGGCTCAGCTTCAAAAAGCGGTCGATATTCGCCCTAAAATTAAAGTAAAAATTACCGAGCTGGATGTTCGTATGAACAACGAAGGTGGCATTCCTCTAACTTACCTAACCAGTGAAAGAGCAGATGAACAAAAGCAGTACTACTACGATATTGTTAAAACATACCTAGAAACTGTACCTGAAGATCAACGCGGTGGTATTACAATTTGGGGCGTAATTGACGAGGATAGCTGGTTACAAAACTGGCCAGAGCCGACAACAGAATGGCCACTGTTATTTTTTAATGACTTTACTGCAAAACCTGCCTTACAAGGATTTGCAAATGCATTAAAAGAGTTAATTGAAGTAGTTGAGCCAGCACCTTCAGCAGAGCTGTTAACTAATGGCGACTTTGAATCCGGACTTAATTCATGGCAAGCGCGTGGCAGTGCAAGTATAACCTTAGAGACAACCCAAGCCCACAGTGGCAATAATAGCGCTTTAGTACAAGGGCGAACAGAAACGTGGAATGGGTTACAAAAAGATGTAAAAGGCCTATTTACAGCAGATAAAACCTATAACGTCTCGGCATGGGTTAAGTTATCTGACGATACCAGTACCGTTTCGCCAGGTATAAAGCTAACACTACAAATAGAACATGCTAGCACTGAATACCTTGAGTTGACGCCTGTTACAACCGTTGCAGCAGGCGACTGGGTTAAACTATCGGGTACTTACACCCACTCAATTACAACGCAGGAAAGCGCCGCTTTACTTTATGTTGAATCAAACGAACTCACTGCAGACTTTTATGTGGATGAGGTATCGGTAACCTTGGTTGAATAA
- a CDS encoding glycosyl hydrolase family 8 yields MKVLFKITTLLLSLISYQTIAAFNNNPSSVGADSSGAYRNLAQEMGKTNIQQKVNSTFNNMFGSNNTQQLYYPYSENGVYKAHYIKAINPDTGDDIRTEGQSWGMTAAVMLNKRQQFDNLWRFAKAYQKNPENHPDPKKRGVYAWQLKLNNNGFVYKVDEGPAPDGEEYFAFALLNASARWGNSGEFNYYADAITMLNTIKNKLMENQIIRFSPYIDNLTDPSYHIPAFYDYFANNVTNQADKNYWKAVATKSRALLKNHFTKVNDNPHWNLPTFLSRLDGSPVIGYIFNGQANPGHWYEFDAWRVIMNVGLDAHLMGAQAWHKNAVNKALGFLSYAKTNNSQNCYEQVYAYGGAQNRGCAGEGQKAANAVALLASTSSGQANEFFNDFWSLSQPTGNYRYYNGSLYMLAMLHVSGNFKFYNNTLN; encoded by the coding sequence ATGAAAGTACTTTTTAAAATTACAACTTTATTGTTATCGTTAATAAGCTACCAAACAATTGCTGCATTTAACAATAACCCATCGAGTGTAGGCGCAGACAGCTCGGGCGCTTACCGAAACCTCGCACAAGAAATGGGCAAAACAAATATACAACAAAAGGTAAATAGTACTTTTAACAATATGTTTGGAAGTAATAATACCCAGCAATTGTATTACCCATACTCAGAAAATGGTGTTTATAAAGCACATTATATTAAAGCCATAAACCCAGACACAGGTGACGATATTAGAACAGAAGGGCAGTCGTGGGGTATGACGGCTGCTGTCATGTTAAATAAGCGGCAGCAATTTGATAACTTATGGCGTTTTGCAAAAGCATATCAAAAAAATCCAGAAAATCACCCAGATCCAAAAAAACGCGGTGTATATGCGTGGCAATTAAAACTAAACAATAATGGCTTTGTATACAAAGTTGATGAAGGCCCTGCACCTGACGGCGAAGAATATTTTGCATTTGCACTACTTAATGCTTCGGCTCGATGGGGAAATTCGGGCGAATTTAACTATTATGCCGATGCCATAACAATGCTCAACACGATTAAAAATAAGTTAATGGAAAACCAAATAATTCGATTTTCACCATACATCGATAACCTTACCGATCCCTCTTATCATATACCTGCGTTTTATGACTACTTTGCAAATAACGTGACTAATCAAGCCGACAAAAACTATTGGAAAGCAGTCGCTACAAAAAGTAGAGCCTTACTTAAAAACCATTTTACAAAAGTAAATGATAATCCGCATTGGAATTTACCTACATTTTTATCGCGTTTAGATGGCAGCCCAGTTATTGGCTATATTTTTAATGGCCAAGCAAACCCTGGGCATTGGTACGAGTTTGATGCATGGCGCGTAATTATGAATGTTGGCTTAGACGCACACTTAATGGGTGCCCAGGCGTGGCATAAAAATGCAGTTAATAAAGCACTTGGCTTTTTAAGTTATGCTAAAACAAATAACAGCCAAAATTGTTATGAGCAAGTTTACGCTTATGGTGGGGCCCAAAATAGAGGTTGTGCAGGAGAAGGCCAAAAAGCAGCGAATGCAGTGGCATTACTGGCTTCTACAAGTTCGGGACAGGCAAATGAGTTTTTTAATGACTTTTGGTCTTTATCGCAACCAACAGGTAATTATCGTTACTATAACGGCTCGTTATACATGTTAGCTATGTTACATGTATCGGGTAACTTTAAGTTTTACAACAATACCCTTAATTAA
- a CDS encoding SMP-30/gluconolactonase/LRE family protein, whose translation MLKTHKKTLSLIILMLCLNKAALAQHPQNAPLLNNNENNQTCSIKHGQSPLIKGIKPTLVSDKFLFLEGPTWSSQDNAFYFSEMNFASSQALGPDSTIYKLVLPNTLTTYLKHSGTNGLYAKGESLYTLNHNTQSLSKINIKSKTTTVLVDKFDGLSFSSPNDMTMHKNGDIFFTDPNWQLGERPQQMPYTGVYKLSNIGTLSLIDATLEKPNGIALSPDQRTLYIGDFSNRVSKYTIDKSGEISPREDFIKVTSPDGIKVDCAGNIYVSSHSKGVINIYTSSGILIDKIKLGANVTNLAFGGKEKKTLLITTAKGLFTLNVKGAGLAN comes from the coding sequence ATGCTAAAAACTCACAAAAAAACACTAAGTTTAATTATATTAATGCTCTGTTTAAATAAAGCTGCGCTGGCGCAGCATCCTCAAAATGCCCCCTTGCTTAATAACAATGAAAACAATCAAACCTGTTCGATTAAACATGGCCAATCGCCTTTAATTAAAGGTATAAAACCAACCCTAGTTAGTGATAAGTTTTTGTTTTTAGAAGGCCCAACATGGTCAAGCCAAGACAATGCGTTTTACTTTTCAGAAATGAATTTTGCAAGTTCGCAAGCTCTCGGGCCCGACTCAACCATTTATAAATTAGTGCTGCCCAATACCCTTACCACTTATTTAAAACACAGTGGCACAAATGGTTTATATGCCAAAGGCGAAAGCCTCTATACGCTTAACCACAATACGCAGTCGCTTTCTAAAATTAATATAAAAAGTAAAACGACTACCGTACTAGTTGATAAATTTGATGGGCTAAGTTTTAGTTCGCCTAACGATATGACCATGCATAAAAATGGCGATATATTTTTTACCGATCCCAACTGGCAACTCGGCGAACGACCTCAACAGATGCCCTATACTGGGGTTTATAAGTTAAGTAATATCGGCACACTTAGCTTAATAGATGCCACTCTTGAAAAGCCAAACGGTATTGCGCTATCCCCAGATCAACGCACACTATACATTGGCGACTTTAGTAACCGCGTAAGCAAATATACTATTGATAAAAGTGGTGAAATTTCACCGCGTGAAGACTTTATTAAAGTAACCTCGCCCGATGGTATAAAAGTAGATTGTGCAGGCAACATTTATGTAAGTAGCCATAGTAAGGGAGTGATTAATATTTATACTTCTAGCGGCATACTCATAGATAAAATAAAACTTGGCGCTAATGTAACTAACCTTGCTTTTGGAGGAAAAGAGAAAAAAACATTATTAATAACAACCGCTAAGGGGTTATTTACGCTTAATGTTAAAGGAGCTGGTTTAGCTAATTAA